From the genome of Spinacia oleracea cultivar Varoflay chromosome 2, BTI_SOV_V1, whole genome shotgun sequence, one region includes:
- the LOC110805891 gene encoding uncharacterized protein isoform X3, producing the protein MPCSSGRDLTPAENSSDPDNSGIFKPRPSVKDIMDSHGKQPVSQLALGQHHHQNLSRSMLWKRPRHHYGNQYSRRNSSNYLKPSTSYGKSSPFHDERLCFKLGSKYNSDLGHHPDFTEFRERAFWRPERIRRSSSVIRAVSPEGARKVCGICQKSLRRKPHHFGTALALEELSIVAVLICGHIFHADCLEQRTRLEDKRDPPCSICSGGHTEVT; encoded by the exons AACTCTTCCGATCCTGACAACAGTGGTATATTCAAGCCTCGTCCTTCTGTTAAAGACATCATGGATAGTCATGGAAAGCAACCAGTATCTCAACTTGCACTTGGTCAACATCATCATCAAAATCTGAGCCGCTCAATGTTATGGAAGCGCCCTCGTCATCACTATGGAAATCAGTATTCTCGGCGAAACTCATCCAATTACCTTAAACCCTCTACTTCTTACGGGAAGAGTAGCCCTTTTCACGATGAGCGATTATGTTTTAAGCTGGGTAGTAAATACAACTCTGATTTGGGTCATCATCCAG aTTTTACAGAGTTTAGGGAAAGGGCCTTCTGGAGGCCAGAAAGAATTAGGCGGAGCTCCTCGGTCATTCGTGCAGTTTCACCCGAAGGAGCGAGAAAGGTTTGTGGGATATGCCAGAAATCATTAAGACGGAAGCCACATCATTTTGGAACCGCCCTTGCCTTGGAAGAGCTATCAATTGTTGCAGTTTTAATTTGTGGGCATATTTTTCATGCTGATTGCTTAGAACAAAGAACACGCCTTGAGGATAAACGAGACCCTCCTTGTTCAATTTGCTCGGGAGGACACACCGAGGTTACTTGA